In the Clostridium beijerinckii genome, one interval contains:
- the hslO gene encoding Hsp33 family molecular chaperone HslO, whose protein sequence is MQDKIVRATAKDGMVRIIAGITTNLVNEGCKIHECTPVASAALGRMLTAGTLIGTTLKSEKEVVTLKINGNGEINGITVTAHSDASVKGFIGNPYVDRPLNEKGKLDVGGAIGTDGILYVIKDLGLRDPYIGQVPIQTGEIAEDFAYYFTASEQTPSAVSLGVLVDRDLSIKAAGGFIVQMMPGADELLADVITYRLEEIPPITTLISEGKTIEEILEYIFDGMDLKVLDSLTPEYKCDCSRERVEKALISIGKETLQEIYDDKKNEEIVCNFCNTKYEFTNDEIGELLNNSR, encoded by the coding sequence ATGCAAGATAAAATAGTTAGAGCAACAGCTAAGGATGGAATGGTTAGAATAATAGCAGGGATTACTACTAATTTAGTAAATGAGGGCTGTAAAATACATGAATGTACGCCTGTAGCTTCAGCAGCTTTAGGAAGAATGTTAACTGCAGGTACACTTATAGGAACTACACTAAAAAGTGAAAAAGAAGTTGTAACTTTAAAAATAAATGGTAATGGGGAAATAAATGGAATAACAGTAACTGCACATAGTGATGCATCTGTTAAAGGGTTTATTGGAAATCCATATGTTGATAGGCCTCTTAATGAAAAAGGAAAATTAGATGTTGGAGGAGCTATTGGAACAGATGGTATTTTATATGTAATAAAGGATTTAGGGCTTAGAGATCCATATATTGGACAAGTGCCTATACAAACTGGAGAAATAGCAGAAGATTTTGCATATTATTTCACAGCATCTGAGCAAACACCATCAGCGGTATCACTTGGTGTATTGGTTGATAGAGATTTATCTATAAAGGCGGCAGGTGGATTTATAGTGCAAATGATGCCTGGCGCAGATGAACTTCTTGCAGATGTTATAACATATAGATTAGAAGAAATTCCACCAATAACTACATTAATAAGTGAAGGAAAAACAATAGAAGAAATTTTGGAGTATATTTTTGATGGAATGGATTTAAAAGTATTAGATTCTTTAACTCCAGAATATAAATGTGATTGTTCTAGAGAAAGAGTTGAAAAAGCCTTAATATCTATTGGAAAGGAAACTCTTCAAGAGATATATGATGACAAAAAGAATGAGGAAATAGTATGTAACTTTTGCAATACTAAATATGAATTTACTAATGATGAAATAGGAGAATTATTAAATAATAGTAGATAA
- a CDS encoding YdcF family protein — protein MKKNLDIIFGMIIIVYIAVINIISSSKISFSIPIFILGVTLIIYHFIKRGIENNKFIYRYFKVLKVLICIGGIFFLGIEIFIINYPKYNKGNADYIIVLGAGLDTNSNPSLILQGRLDAALEYIKEDNCRFIVLSGGQGSDEKLPESHAMKKYLLNRGVDEEKVIIEDNSRNTDENLKFSKAKIEENSGKPLDKLNIKIVTSDFHALRSSILAKRNGYVNYSNYSSCTVWYLIPITYTREAFAIVKSIIFD, from the coding sequence ATGAAAAAAAATTTGGATATTATCTTTGGCATGATTATTATAGTATATATTGCAGTAATAAATATTATAAGCAGCTCTAAAATCTCATTTAGTATTCCTATTTTTATTTTAGGAGTTACTTTAATAATATATCATTTTATTAAGAGGGGAATAGAAAATAATAAGTTTATATATAGGTATTTTAAAGTTTTAAAAGTACTAATTTGCATAGGAGGTATATTTTTTTTAGGAATAGAAATTTTTATAATTAATTATCCTAAATATAATAAGGGGAATGCAGATTATATTATTGTTTTAGGAGCAGGACTTGATACTAACTCTAACCCAAGTTTAATCCTTCAAGGAAGGTTGGATGCAGCTTTAGAATACATAAAAGAAGATAATTGTAGATTCATTGTTTTATCAGGAGGACAAGGATCTGATGAGAAGCTGCCAGAATCACATGCAATGAAAAAATATTTATTAAATAGAGGAGTTGATGAGGAAAAAGTAATAATTGAAGATAATTCAAGGAATACAGATGAAAATCTTAAATTTTCAAAAGCAAAAATAGAAGAGAATAGTGGGAAACCTCTAGATAAACTTAATATTAAAATAGTAACAAGCGATTTTCATGCTCTTAGAAGCAGTATCTTAGCAAAGAGAAATGGATATGTAAATTATAGCAATTATTCTAGTTGCACTGTATGGTATTTAATTCCTATAACATATACAAGAGAAGCTTTTGCTATTGTTAAAAGTATAATATTTGATTAA